A region of Thermococcus barossii DNA encodes the following proteins:
- a CDS encoding ABC transporter permease yields MKRRLGALMVAAFMIFTALSYATLDMEKLANWDNYLFWVDYPKGARPAWLGDSGSVEFRGGIEYTVTQKAPVNLILRGTGDVSITIFRPDGRVVRLSTEINGTTSVNSNTELALQARRFALEVLGLRREDMAFLTPTQALFMDENRNPLPGNYTVQVHPAGIEAQLIGDAYGLLGTDYKGRDLWVGFVGSTVNTLILAFLTTVLVIVVGIALGVGSGYYETKLGDVISVVLEALNAVPYLPLAIAIIFVLSSTGFHGKLEMGTVELASILALLLVGKFASAVKGIVMHEKVQEYIESARALGASDLQIILRHVMRAVLPYALSYSTLLFAQMIAVISILGLFQIIPGVNWGSFVAEAFSQNAIYTLWWWPLSPSIAIILLSVGLTLLSGPSSD; encoded by the coding sequence ATGAAGAGAAGGCTGGGTGCGCTGATGGTCGCTGCCTTCATGATTTTCACAGCCCTGTCCTACGCCACGCTGGACATGGAGAAGCTCGCCAACTGGGACAACTACCTCTTCTGGGTGGACTACCCGAAGGGGGCCAGGCCGGCGTGGCTCGGCGACTCGGGCTCCGTTGAGTTCAGAGGGGGAATTGAGTACACCGTGACGCAAAAAGCACCGGTTAACCTTATCCTCAGGGGCACCGGGGACGTTTCCATCACGATATTCCGGCCGGACGGCAGGGTGGTTCGTCTGAGTACAGAGATAAACGGAACCACAAGCGTGAACTCCAACACCGAACTGGCCCTCCAGGCGAGGCGCTTTGCCCTTGAAGTCCTCGGCCTCCGGCGGGAGGACATGGCCTTCCTAACCCCCACCCAGGCACTCTTCATGGACGAAAACCGAAACCCCCTCCCCGGAAACTACACCGTCCAGGTGCACCCGGCCGGCATCGAGGCGCAGCTAATCGGGGATGCCTACGGCCTGCTTGGAACGGACTACAAGGGCAGGGACCTCTGGGTCGGCTTCGTGGGCTCGACCGTGAACACGCTAATTCTTGCGTTCCTGACAACTGTTCTCGTCATCGTCGTGGGGATAGCCCTCGGGGTCGGGTCTGGTTACTACGAGACGAAGCTCGGCGACGTGATCTCGGTGGTTCTTGAGGCACTCAACGCGGTCCCTTACCTTCCCCTGGCGATAGCGATAATCTTCGTCCTCTCCTCGACGGGCTTTCACGGAAAGCTTGAGATGGGAACCGTTGAACTCGCCTCAATACTCGCCCTCCTGCTGGTGGGCAAGTTCGCCAGCGCCGTCAAGGGCATCGTCATGCACGAGAAGGTTCAGGAGTACATAGAGTCCGCCAGGGCCCTGGGGGCAAGTGACCTCCAGATAATCCTGCGGCACGTGATGAGGGCCGTTCTCCCCTACGCGCTCTCCTACTCCACCCTGCTCTTCGCCCAGATGATAGCGGTCATTTCAATACTCGGCCTCTTCCAGATAATCCCGGGCGTTAACTGGGGCTCCTTCGTGGCGGAAGCCTTTTCCCAGAACGCCATCTACACCCTGTGGTGGTGGCCGCTCTCCCCTTCCATTGCCATAATCCTGCTGAGCGTGGGGCTGACGCTTTTGTCGGGTCCCTCATCTGACTGA
- a CDS encoding ATP-binding protein has product MLRCSLCVHDERTAKIDIIDGRPICRECQVYLRHPVDRERIRAELEELMKDVDRAIVAYSGGKDSVVALYLAKEVFKVPELEAVMIDHGLMAGEAIENAGRIARALDVPFTVLRYDYSDLFREALLKAESPCRRCSKRTMEKLRKYALKNGYKYIITGHELPFGHHPYRLMSGGVVQIRLLSMMTEGERLRILERLPFEFPELPGYTTNCLVLGPALERYWEKHGHSFEQRRIAALVRYGLMDRERAERELARPIVPEEQRRFVMERLGIDLMP; this is encoded by the coding sequence ATGCTAAGGTGTTCACTCTGCGTTCACGACGAGAGGACGGCGAAGATAGACATCATCGACGGAAGGCCGATATGCAGGGAGTGCCAGGTTTACCTGAGGCACCCGGTGGACCGGGAAAGGATCCGCGCCGAGCTGGAGGAGCTTATGAAGGACGTGGACAGGGCAATCGTTGCCTACTCCGGCGGAAAGGACAGCGTTGTGGCTCTCTACCTGGCAAAGGAGGTTTTTAAGGTCCCGGAGCTGGAGGCGGTGATGATAGACCACGGGCTGATGGCGGGGGAGGCCATAGAGAACGCTGGGAGGATAGCCAGGGCGCTGGACGTTCCGTTCACCGTTCTTCGCTACGACTACTCTGACCTCTTCCGCGAGGCCCTTCTCAAGGCAGAATCGCCCTGCAGGCGCTGCTCCAAGAGGACAATGGAGAAGCTGAGAAAGTACGCCCTCAAAAACGGCTATAAGTACATCATCACCGGGCACGAGCTTCCCTTCGGCCACCACCCCTACAGGCTCATGAGCGGGGGAGTGGTCCAGATACGGCTCCTCTCCATGATGACCGAGGGGGAGAGGCTTAGGATACTTGAAAGGCTCCCCTTCGAGTTCCCGGAGCTGCCGGGCTACACCACCAACTGCCTCGTCCTCGGACCGGCCCTTGAGCGCTACTGGGAGAAGCACGGTCACAGCTTCGAGCAGAGGCGGATAGCCGCGCTGGTGCGCTACGGCCTGATGGACAGGGAGAGAGCGGAGAGGGAACTCGCAAGGCCCATCGTGCCGGAGGAGCAGAGGAGGTTTGTAATGGAACGGCTGGGTATAGACCTGATGCCATAG
- a CDS encoding ABC transporter permease subunit encodes MSLRRIVIRYAVVTLLIAFVLGYAVKGVVEKRAYLEAIDFFQYNPNAGKAMAAAEKLGMDPMEYYVRYIAPRNHPELGMSSLHVGLKYMAATLRDLFLSSGGHSSWNYLYGTATPSWGYIYRTLLFLLLADVSVVFLALLLSFKAVRSERFYGFLQMAARTFNGIPVWFFVVLFFLIIIYSPIPSDLANGLKGSGVETLAYFLFPVLSVLLVASWGLAEGITVVMREEFAQPYVEAKKAMGLPERRVKRHVVRASIVPVLHVWLQNFIEIQTLILVVDYLFRLNGLGTILASALVITPDSVFFYPKTFAFVVVTLVLLNFLVSLTVELLAIKLEPRGVA; translated from the coding sequence TTGTCCCTGAGGAGGATAGTAATCAGGTACGCCGTGGTGACGCTGCTGATTGCCTTCGTGCTCGGCTATGCCGTGAAGGGTGTCGTCGAGAAGAGGGCGTACCTTGAGGCCATTGACTTCTTTCAGTACAACCCAAACGCCGGCAAGGCAATGGCCGCGGCGGAAAAGCTGGGTATGGATCCGATGGAGTACTACGTCAGATACATTGCCCCCAGGAACCATCCCGAGCTTGGTATGTCATCGCTCCACGTGGGTTTGAAGTACATGGCTGCCACCCTAAGGGACCTCTTTCTGTCCTCCGGGGGACATAGTTCGTGGAACTATCTCTATGGAACTGCCACGCCCTCTTGGGGGTACATATACAGAACGTTGCTGTTCCTGCTCCTGGCAGATGTATCGGTCGTTTTTCTTGCACTCCTCCTGTCCTTCAAGGCCGTGAGGAGCGAACGCTTCTACGGCTTCCTTCAGATGGCGGCGAGAACATTCAACGGAATCCCTGTCTGGTTCTTCGTTGTTCTCTTCTTCCTAATCATAATCTACTCCCCGATTCCCTCAGACCTCGCCAACGGCCTCAAGGGTTCGGGCGTGGAGACCCTCGCTTACTTCCTTTTCCCGGTTCTTTCCGTTCTACTGGTGGCGTCATGGGGGCTGGCAGAGGGAATAACGGTGGTGATGAGGGAGGAGTTCGCACAGCCCTACGTTGAGGCAAAGAAGGCCATGGGCCTTCCCGAGAGGAGGGTCAAGAGGCACGTGGTGAGGGCATCCATCGTCCCGGTGCTCCACGTCTGGCTTCAGAACTTCATAGAGATACAGACGCTCATCCTCGTCGTTGACTACCTCTTCAGGCTCAACGGCCTCGGGACTATCCTCGCCTCCGCCCTGGTGATAACCCCCGACAGCGTGTTCTTCTACCCCAAGACGTTCGCCTTTGTGGTCGTTACCCTGGTTCTCCTGAACTTTCTGGTTTCCCTGACCGTGGAGCTACTGGCGATAAAGCTTGAGCCGAGGGGAGTGGCATGA
- a CDS encoding ABC transporter permease: MKRVSLKIKIATAILLFYLLAAVIGPSIANKEAIDNWNNKMYWSDNPKLVPPEWTNILGKNLPPTENLEPSRIEGNVYTYEYNFHYSEAPQDIIVYSESPQEITINLTLPNGREYTLYRGISRSKIRLGMMFVTMKMIAQERGLNYTDSDLIFGGGLDPIFIGKDGPEEGTYVLEITAERKPEVRVLGKSYGILGTDSIGRDIWQGFIWGLRETMVMVVAVGLTAVVVGATLGVLSALSGIVGAITDGLTKLSTILPLVPVMVMMVPITGKVTYGGHLEVPFWSFVLVMGLLLFGKIARNVRALVETELSKEYVESAVSLGGSRWWILKHHISRAVLPYSVYQFSIVMPKVVALVSLLGFFEAVPGFNWGTLLGSMITENQLFSMAWWIVLPIGVALAFFAMAFVLINLHMEEEFSVR; encoded by the coding sequence ATGAAACGCGTATCCCTCAAGATAAAAATCGCCACCGCTATACTCCTGTTCTACCTCCTGGCCGCCGTAATAGGGCCAAGCATAGCCAATAAGGAGGCGATAGACAATTGGAACAATAAGATGTACTGGTCGGACAATCCAAAGCTCGTGCCTCCGGAGTGGACCAACATCCTCGGAAAGAACCTCCCTCCGACAGAGAACCTGGAGCCCTCAAGGATTGAGGGGAACGTTTACACCTACGAGTACAACTTCCACTATTCCGAAGCCCCGCAGGACATAATCGTTTACAGCGAGTCCCCCCAGGAGATCACGATAAACCTGACCCTTCCCAACGGCAGGGAGTACACGCTGTATCGGGGAATCTCAAGGAGCAAAATAAGGCTCGGTATGATGTTCGTGACCATGAAGATGATAGCCCAGGAGAGGGGGCTGAACTACACCGACTCCGACCTGATCTTTGGGGGAGGTTTAGATCCAATATTCATCGGCAAAGATGGCCCGGAGGAGGGCACCTACGTGCTTGAAATAACGGCCGAGAGGAAACCAGAGGTTCGGGTGCTTGGGAAGTCCTACGGAATTCTCGGAACGGACTCAATTGGAAGGGACATCTGGCAGGGTTTCATCTGGGGCCTCCGGGAGACGATGGTCATGGTGGTCGCCGTCGGCCTAACCGCCGTTGTTGTGGGTGCTACACTTGGCGTTCTGAGCGCCCTTTCAGGCATTGTGGGAGCAATAACGGACGGTCTTACGAAGCTTTCAACCATACTGCCCCTGGTTCCCGTGATGGTGATGATGGTTCCCATCACCGGTAAGGTCACCTACGGGGGACACCTGGAGGTGCCCTTCTGGAGCTTTGTCCTCGTAATGGGACTGCTCCTGTTCGGTAAGATCGCAAGGAACGTCAGGGCGCTCGTTGAGACCGAGCTGAGCAAGGAATACGTTGAGTCCGCGGTAAGCCTTGGGGGTTCGAGATGGTGGATACTGAAGCACCACATATCCAGGGCCGTTCTACCCTACAGCGTCTACCAGTTCTCGATAGTCATGCCGAAGGTCGTTGCCTTGGTATCCCTGCTGGGCTTCTTTGAGGCCGTACCTGGCTTCAACTGGGGAACACTGCTTGGAAGCATGATAACCGAGAACCAGCTCTTCAGCATGGCGTGGTGGATAGTCCTGCCCATTGGGGTGGCGCTGGCGTTCTTTGCCATGGCGTTCGTGCTGATAAACCTGCACATGGAGGAGGAGTTCTCAGTCAGATGA
- a CDS encoding ABC transporter permease subunit — MSGRWHLYLKVLIKNLALFVIGVLVLDYLAVLGHINAELYNSDVYGDYLDMVSHLPESVKKVIEKHVSLEQLAKEMAMEALGISSKRELMKDHLEVVYHFFANPHEKTKAGYEYYTYILKSLLLVIFTELFILTFGLYLGLRAGYRGGWADRFLSVLTPLFSAIPSWFIAVVLLYTLYWKASLLPIDFEGHLRNVSINGGSLPLAYLMGLLLPVLTLVVAMIWEYAFNVRNLIKFESNEGHVLYDRARGLPDRRIMRKLLRTALPAFLTFTTYNFLEILMSAFVVEIIFNIHGVGWILVSSFRMGHGVNGVTFYYSSYGVFFAAFVMMLFYFINAVVMESLYIHLDPRTGREGRR; from the coding sequence ATGAGCGGAAGATGGCATCTGTACCTTAAGGTGCTCATTAAAAACTTGGCCCTGTTCGTAATCGGTGTGCTAGTTCTCGATTATCTGGCAGTGCTCGGACACATCAACGCGGAGCTGTACAACAGTGATGTTTACGGGGACTACCTCGACATGGTCAGCCACCTTCCGGAGAGCGTCAAGAAGGTCATAGAAAAGCACGTTAGCCTCGAACAGCTGGCAAAGGAGATGGCGATGGAGGCTCTGGGAATATCCAGTAAGAGGGAACTCATGAAGGACCACCTCGAGGTGGTGTATCACTTCTTCGCCAATCCCCACGAGAAGACCAAGGCTGGCTACGAGTACTATACATACATCCTGAAGAGCCTCCTCCTGGTTATCTTCACGGAGCTGTTCATACTGACTTTCGGCCTTTATCTGGGCCTCCGGGCCGGCTACAGGGGTGGGTGGGCCGATAGATTCTTGTCCGTCCTTACCCCGCTGTTTTCGGCCATACCCTCCTGGTTCATAGCAGTGGTACTTCTCTACACGCTTTACTGGAAAGCTTCCCTCCTCCCGATAGATTTCGAGGGCCACCTCAGGAACGTTTCAATAAACGGAGGCTCTCTTCCATTGGCGTACCTCATGGGACTTCTCCTGCCGGTTCTGACGTTGGTGGTTGCAATGATATGGGAGTACGCCTTTAACGTGAGGAACCTCATCAAGTTCGAGAGCAACGAGGGACACGTACTGTACGACAGGGCGAGGGGCCTGCCTGACAGAAGGATAATGAGGAAGCTCCTGAGAACGGCTTTGCCAGCTTTCCTCACCTTTACTACTTACAACTTCCTGGAAATCCTGATGAGCGCGTTCGTTGTGGAGATTATATTCAACATTCACGGCGTGGGCTGGATACTCGTAAGCTCGTTCAGGATGGGGCACGGCGTGAACGGTGTGACCTTTTATTACAGCAGCTACGGTGTTTTCTTCGCGGCCTTCGTGATGATGCTCTTTTACTTCATAAACGCGGTCGTCATGGAGTCGCTCTACATACACCTCGACCCCAGAACCGGAAGGGAGGGGCGCAGATGA